GTCTGTACTGAACTCATATCTACTTCATACCTGTACTCATGTAGCCAGATAATAACATATCTCTTTCAAGTAACCATAAACAGAATTGGTATGTCTTTTGTTGTTATCAAATCTTAAAGTGTGTTCCAGTTCCTTTGTCGATTCCACTTAGATCCGAACTATTAATCTGAGGTCTTAGTCTCGTTTGATATTAGCCATGAAACCAAAGCCTTCAGACTTTGACATAGCACGCCTTCTATATCCACATCCTTATTTGGTGAACTTTCAGATAGAAATCCTACTATTCCTACttaatattagaaaaagagGTATATGGTTTTTGAAAAGACACATAAGAATAGTTTGGTAAATGGAACAATTTGTAAGGATAGTTTGACAAATGGAGCAATTTGTAAGTGTTCATTAATCTAACctaatttttggatcagattcatagACACCCAGTTTTAGTGTTTTGTGAATCTGTTGCAATTTGAGATAGATAGACTCATGCAACACACACAAAATGTTTCAACTACCAAACGACTCCTTGAGGTGTCTACCATATAGAAAATTATGtaactatttcatgaatataacaTAAAGATTGGTTTATGGAACAccttaaaaaataatgaatctTCCCCAActtttaaggtagattcatagaatagTAACAAAATGTTTTATTTGCTAAACGGACCCTTGAGGtatcaaaattttcagtaaATTACTTAAATAAGAACCCATAATTAAGTTTTCCCCTTTAACTCCAGCAATTGGTGTACTGTTAAACCCAATCtatcaagttctttttttctaacaatttcATGCTCAAGGCACCTATAGTACCATGCCAAAAGAATCTACGCATGTGTGAGCTCGAATTAAATCTCAAATAGATTAGTAGCATGTTACATAGACCCACAAAACATAACACATGTGAACTGTAACTGTAATATTAATTTTCTATAACAATGAAAGAAGGGTAGAAATTGAAAGTTAGGTTGAAGATTTGATTTATGGGactgtttgatttttttttttttttttttgctttatctaTGTATTCTGGCATTAGTAATAAAAGCAAGCTTTTGAATCACGGTTACCAGTAAAAACATGGCATTGAAGTCTACTTGGAGGCCCATCTACTTAACATGATtccttttacatttttaaagtttttatgcAATTTATGCAATTCCAATATTGTGTATGTAACAACTCGATTCACTCCTAGGCTCGGACCCTTGGTTCGGGATCAGTACCccaaaaaggctaagaaccagaacaatcatttcattaatgacccttttataagcccttgaagatctctcacaatctttaatacatgactaaactgtTAGGACGTTCTAATATAAATTAAGtttgaaactttttaaattttatatttattcatGTTATCAAGTTTAGTATATCTATTCCAATAATAGCAAAAACTAATTCTTGTAGTTCCACCCTGTTTGACTAGCTGTTCTAACGTAATTAATTAAATTACAATAACATAAACAGATTCCTATTTGGTAAGTGCTCATAAAAGCCGAGCCCATATTTAGCCCTCGGGAATCGAGAAAAGTCCAGAATCAGGCAAAGAAATCAGTAAAATATTGTTCCCCAGAATAATTGTGGTGTTGCTATCATAATCCAATTTGTTTTCATGAATGGTTTATCGAGGCTTCCATTTGTTGCTTTAGTTTTTGGTGCAAACTCTTTCTGTATCATCACATTTCACGAGTTACTAACGAAATATTTATTTGGAGGGTGTCAGAATTCTTCTGATTTGAGATCAGAAGTTAATAGTATGTTTGGTAACCTCCCAATGTACAGTTTAACAAAATTATGGATATAAGGTGAGTCATGTCATAAATCAGATTCCAAGATTAAGATCCAGGATAATCGAACACCCCCGAGTTCTAGCTAGTCTGCAATttaaacaacagaaaaaaacaatatgaaatagGTAAGAGCATGCGATAAGAAGAGAAGATGGTGAATGTTAGGTCGAAAACCGTTTCAACTTTCATTATTCGTGTTGATTGAGATTTTACAGGATGTAATCCTTATAAAGTTTGGTAATCCAGCTTAACCTTGTTATGGAAACGATTAAGAGGGTTTGGACGAAACcccaaaacatatttttgaaggtaaaaaattattttgctttcaaaatatAGTTTCATGAGAgtttggatgacaagaaaaATTAGTTTGGTCAAAAATAGTTTTTAGTGTTATTCAAaaacacaggaaaaaaaattctcataaaaacttttgttttttaatgtgCCATCCAAACGTTTTCAAGATATGATCCTCAGTTGAAACAAAGCGAGATCTCATTGTTTCAAAAACAGAGTTTGCGACGACACAAAAGGCCCCACTGCACATAGAGACAAAAACCACCGCTTTCATAGGTTTGGAGAGAAGCCGTCAATGCTTATCCACGAGTCCCCATATGCATCCACTCGCTCGGAGATTTTTGTGGGGGCTGTGGGCACAGACGGACTCGGCCGGGGCCCGATGCATCCCCCCGCCCCGGTCTCtgattctctccctctcttccgcCTGTCTGTTTTCTTTTCAGTTAGCCCATGTTAGACTGTGATGGGATTCAGTGGCGGAGCCGATGTGAGAAGGAGCCGAACCGGCCATTTACAGCCGTAGAGACGATaataaaacaaacttttatatatatatatatatgcatctgcTATAGCTGCAGGGCATTCTGGAGATCACCAACATGACAGTTCACTATCATGCAGCATTGACGTGtacctcttttcctttcctccaTCCATCTTTTCTGTAATaagggggaagaggaagaaggaagaataaTACCCAACAAAATTTTGAGGTGGATGCTTCTCGTTCTCTGTTGACatactttcttcttttcctgtaATGATCCATTTTGCAAGTACGTCATCACCGTCAtgaaaaagagggaagaacGGCCGTGAATTGTGTCATCGATGGTCATATGAACTACACAAATTTATGTTCATTCGTGTTTCCGTTTCTGATTCATAGAGTTGATTGACAGATGGGCGTAACGGAAATGGGCAGGAGGAAGGAGACGAGAAGGTCCCTCACCGTGGCGCCCTTCGAGTGCGCATGGAGGAAGGAGCTGAAGTTCAGAGATGCCGGCAGAGGGTGCGTCTCCTTCGACGCCTTCGCGCAGAACGACGTCACGATAGTTTTCCGGGAGCAGGCCGGCAGCCGGCACTACAATTACAAGATGGATAGCACCCCCAATTACACCGTCATCCTCGGTAGCCACCGGAACAAGAGGCTGAAGATCGAGGTAAGCGGGAAAACGGTGGTTGACGTCGCCGGCATCGGCCTCTGCTCTTCTTCCTCGTTCCAGAGCTACTGGATCAGCATCTACGACGGGCTCATCAGCATAGGCAAGGGTCGCTGCCCCTTCGAGAACATCGTGTTCCAGTGGGTCGATTCGCAGCCAACGTTTAAGGTCCAGTACATAGGTCTCAGTAGTTGGGATAAACACGTTGGTTACAGGAATGTCTGTGTTCTGTCCTTAGATAAAGACTGCAATTTCCTTGAAAGGAGACTCTTGGATGTGGATGATATGATCGAAGTGGACGTTGGCGACGACGATGGAGAAGGCGAAGAGAGTGATGAGGAGAAGAGGAGGGATAACGGAAATGATGGGAGCAGAGATAAGATAGAATTGGAGCACTTTTTGGAGAGTTGGGATCTCTCGGATGTCATGTTTGTTGTTGGTGCTGATGAGAAGGTTGTTCCTGCTCATAGTGTTATTTTGAGATTGTGCGGTAACTTCTGTGATGTTTCTTCATCAACTGGGGAGGCAAAAGTTATTAAGATTCCTTGGGTGGGTTATCCCATTCTTCATGCCCTGCTTAAATTCATATACACAGGCAGAACCCAGgtgaattaaatttttttcgtTCCTACAGTTGATTTTGTCTTTTGCTTTCCATATGGTTGCCTACCCATCTAGAGAAAATGTCTCTGTTTCTTAAACGGTTTgataaacaaataataaaaattgaCATGGTTGTTTACTTTCATTAATGCCCAGATTTTGGAATCAGAGCTTGAGGCTTTGAGAGATCTGAGCAGAGAATTTCAATTTGTTCCCTTAGTGGAGAGATGCGAAGAGACTATGAACTGTGGAAAAAGGAAAGACTCGTCAAATGAATTGGAAATACTCCATTATAGCATTCCTTCACATTGTTGGGGCGTCTTTCCATATGATCTTCCACTCGACGTGAAGAAGTTAAGGCAATTGCTTTCGACCGGCGAGGAAAGTGATGTGGACGTATATATTGATGGCTATGGGGTGATAGCCCGAGCTCATAAGCTAATACTCAGCTTGTGGAGTACTCCATTCTTCAAGGTCTTCTGAGATTGAACAATATTTCTGTTGAACAGCTCTATCTTCAATTCGATTATTGATTTCCATCCGTGGCGCTCCATGCTTCTATTTTGAAAGTGTATCTTCCTTTCATAAGCCACATTGCCGCCTGGAAGATTTTGCTTCAGTTAAACGTTTACAGGTTTTTTTCTTGCAGATGTTCACCAATGGAATGAAAGAAAGCAGTTCAAAAGCTATCCGCCTGTGGGATGTATCTCCTGAGGCTTTTTTGGCTATGCTTCGGTTCATGTACGGTGGAGATCTTGAACTGAAAGACAGTACAGAAATGGTTTCAGTGTTGatacctcttctttttctggttgatCAATTTGGGGTGAATTATCTTCATCATGAGTGCTGCAAAAACATTCTAGAATGCCTTTCTGAGGTGATCCTAGCTCTTAATGTTGaatgctttcttttttgtttatcacaAGTTTTTGTTTCCATTTATATGTAGGGAAGATGCTGTGTTCACCAAACAGAAATCATGGTGTACAACTTTTTTTCTCGCTTTTCTGTTGAGATGTCAATTTAGCATGTGTTATTTATCCATTTTCAGCTTTCTGAGTGACCTTGAGCTGCCAAACACAGAGAAAAAGGATTACTTGTTTTAATTACAACCACCAGTTTACTTGATGTTTGGAATCTGAGTTCAtcatgttttatcatttatgattGATTCGTTTCAATACATATCTATGCAGGGTTGGGGTACTCATACTGGATGACGCTCATACTGCAAGAGTTATTTGTGTTGTTAATCGTTGAGGCACCAAAAGATATTTGGCGCAATTTTATGTTTGTCGTTAAACTAATTCTAAGTTCTTTGCAGGATTTGGTGTGCCCTGTCCTACAAGTAGTATCAACACTTCCATCTTGTAAGCTTCTCCAAGAGACATGTGAGAAGTACTTTGCAATGCATTTTGATTACTGCACAACTACCAATACAGATTTTGTGATGTTAAGCAAGGCTGCATTCACCAGGATCCTTGAGGTACATGTGAATTGATTAAATGTCTCTTAGTTCTCTCTTCTAGTATTCAAATACATATGCTTCATACTTACTGATACTCCTATTCAATATATTGGTAATTGTGGGTTGCAGCATCCTTACTTGACCGTAACATCTGAAGAAAAAGTCCTGGATGCTGTTATATTGTGGTGCATGCAAGCGGACAAGATTTGTGGGTGGCAATCTGTTGATGAGCTCTTGAACATTTCAACACCTGAAGCCATTTTTTCAGAGAGGCTTCTGTCAATCCATTTGCTGCTCCCTCTTGTACGGTTTCCATTAATATCCACAACAACACTTCAATTGGTATGTTTTTGTAGGCATAGACTTGTTTCCTTCTGGCACTGTTTTTACAAGATTTCATTACTGACCTTGTTAATGCTTTCTAAGTTTAGCTTGAGAGCAGCAACCTTAGCAGGCAGATTCCAGTTATCCGACAACTTGTGAGTACAGCTATTACAAATTAATCCTCTTAATGAGAACTTCTCGGTCTGAATTTTAATTAATCTCATCTCATGTAACAGGTTGAGGAAGCCCTTAGCAACTCTAACATGGGGGCAGCAGGAAAGATGAATGATCACAAGTAAGGCTGCATGCTTAGCCCTTATGTTGGAACCGTTTgaatgtttcttcattttctcctttcttccaACAAAGCTGTTGTTATCTTCTTGAAAGAAATAATAATGGGAAAAACTTTGTGAAGTCATGGGAAATCTTCTTCCTGCTGGATATAAATTTGCTTAATTTGTTCATTTAAGTTATATGGGATCATTATAGACAAGTTCTTATAAGGTTCCAAATTGTAGTGCAAGATTTCAGCATCGAGCGACAAGCTTCAAAGAACTAAGATATATATGCGATGGAGACAATAATGGTGTGATGTACTATTCTGGCACCTCATATGGGAAACATCAATGGGTTAATCCCGTCATAGCCAAGGTCATCTTCCTGACTTAACATTGTCATGTAGCTCATTGCCCAATTATGTAGACCTTTCATATGAATCTCTGTTCTTGTCATTCTCTGATGTGCAGAGAGTTATTATTACTGCTAGCAGTCCTACTTCAAGATACACAGACCCTAAAGCACTAACATCAAGAGCCTACCAGGTTTTTATCAGTGGCACCAAGAGCATGACATCTGTATTTGTGCTTATTAGGAAGAAAGTTAATTCATTTGTTTACATTAGGCAACCTCCTTTACTGGACCACATGTTGAAGGAGGTCAAAGCTGCGCTTGGTGGAAGGTTGATCTTGGTCAAGAACATCAGGTTTGGATATTCATGTTGCCAttgttgttgaattttttgtttttttatgtctttGTTATGCATTTGTTTTCTTACAAAGATAACATAacgtaacacacacacacacacacatgtgtgtgtgtgtgtgtccattTCTAATGAAATTCTATCATTATTGGAAATATTCATATGTTGAAGTAATTAAGTGACTTATTTTGCTTAATTTGTGGGTGGTTATAGATTAAATGAAGGTAATGAATGTTTGTGTCtttgtgtatatgtatgtatgtatgtatcatagtcacaaataacgtctctgaattttaaacggcgaggtttttctcaggtataatacggtgagcttgaaaaaacgggaaaaatacagtaattttttaaaactttttaaaaaactaaaaatgggtgaaaataaaataagtgagaaactaataacataaacatgtaaagataagtagatttgcaacaaataaaaaatagaaaacgaaaaaaaaaactatttggcattaaaagaaactgaaaaattgaaaaaagtgaaaaatgaaaatcgtttttaacgttttaaaaaaacatgtttttttagttttaaacggccatttaatttatcgtgttttttttcgaaaaaaaacatgttttctgtgactatacTAGTATGTATTGATTGCTGGtatcaatttttcatgaaatctgTAATTATTGGAAATATTCATATCTTCAAAATAATTTATTGACTTTGTTTGCTTAATTTCTGGGTTGCTGCGGATTACGTGCAGGCATAATTAATGTAGCAAGAGAAGCCAAAAATGTATAATGTGCTAAAGAAACTTATCAAACTTCTTCTATCATGAGTAGTGAAAACTAGGAGCACTAGCATGTTGCCGATAGCTTACCAAGTCCGTTTTATGTCTATTTCATTATATACTTACATTGAAGGGCCACTGACAGAAAACGGAGCATTCTGTAATGAAAAACAGAACATTCTGCGATATAGAAGTCAGTGGAAACAAAATTGAAGCACCAAGCTCGTGCATTGTCCTTCATTCTCTTGCTTGTGATGTTCTCATTACTCCATATCCTTATTTGTATCCTTCAAGTAGTATTTTCTTCCATGATCATGGGGACTTGGTGTTTACATATGACATCCATTTGTATGTTCTACATTCCCCTCAGATTCAGCAACAAGTATAATGATATTAGTAGTCTTGTCCTCTAAAACTGATGCTTCGTTGCTGTTTAGAGCTGGTTCATCTGAAATATTAGGTCTATACAGTTCCATATTGCTGCACCATTGTTCAATGATTGGCTACAAAAGCATAACCATAAAATTTATCAAAGGGAGCCAATCATCTTTTAATGTGCACTTTGTATGTGAGCTATACATAGTGATTCCAAAGAGAATTCATCATGGTGGCACTCCATTCTTTGACTTGTTAGCTCTCATGCTCACCTGAAGATTATTTGCAGACCAACCGTAGCTAGTTCTTCAACAACTACACTAATTTCTACAGCTGAATGTTCTATTTCCTCATAATTGGGAAGGAAAACTGGAAAAGTTGACTGCTTTCTTTGTGCAGCTCATGTGCAACTACTACACCATGAGACAAGATGGTTCCACGGCCTATCCAAGATGCTGGTCTTTAGAGGTATGTGATTCTGGTGTACTTCCGCCCTGTTTTCTGGTGCCGATACCAACACTTGGAGGTGGAAATAATTTGATAGGGTTCACTGGATGGGGAGAAATGGAGTGGATTGCGCACACATGAAAATGACCAAACAATTTGTAAGCCGGGTCAGTTTGCATCATGGCCAGTCAACGGACCAAATGCACTACTTCCTTTCAGATTTTTCAGAATAATATTGACTGGTCCCACTACTGCAGTTTCAAATCCATGGAATTTCTGCGTTTGTTTCTTAGAACTGTATGGATATTTTCGCTGAGAATGTCATTTAAATGTAAAAGTAATAGTACCTGCCCCCACTGTGAAGTTGTACATTATGCTAAACAAATAAGAGTAGTTCTTTTTCATGTTCCATCTACCACTTTGCGCATGTCCGCACATCCACAAGATGCACACACCTGCCTACATGCCTAATGTTGCCAAGTTGATGTAACCGCAAAGATGCAGGAAGTCCTGTTCTTTTGTTACTGGGAATGCAAATGGGTTAGACATGTTCAATTACCACCTTATTTCTAAATTCTAATCCGCGGGAATGACTGCGTATGTACAGTTTCGTAACCACATTCGGATTTGAACCCGACATCTGATTGGGATTTCATAACGATCCTACCTGAATAGATATAAATGTCGGGTCTTAAGCTAGTCGGATCAGAACCTGATATCGAAATTTGTGGTTCTGAAGTCAAGTCCAATTCTGATTAGTCGACTTCAGTAAGGGTTGGATCCAACATGAATCGGAACAGTTATAACTCTATTTGTTACTACTAGCAACTAAGTACTATATGCCGACGAAATATGCATTCATTGAGACTTGCAAACCGTATGAAAGAGATATTTTCTTATCATCAGcgactcttataacatcaaaggTTCAGCAGCAAATaatcaatatttttcagaaaGATAACTTGagtcaaagcatgttttatagtAAATTGATAATCATTAACATGTTAGCCTGTTGACATCTTGTTTAATCTTATTTTAGGAAAAGGTTAAGTGGTTAAACTTAAATCACACGTTTTTCTAGAACTGTTGATCTCTAATCTTTTTTAGAAGGGTATGTCTTCTTCAACGTACGTATTCGTTTAAGTTACATTTTTAGGTCTTCCTCCATAAATCATCAGACTTCTTTGGCAAAAACTTCTGTGAAACCATCTGTTTTTAGCTGCTTGACATGAATTTCTGTTAGGCCATACTTTTAGGTGTACTTAATTGATCTTAAACCGTCAGATCGGTTTGACAGAGATTACCTAGCAATAACGAGTAATCGATCGAGCACATAATCTTGGTTTCCGAAAAGGCAAAAAGTTTAATGGCCGGAATTGGACTAAGAGATGTGGCCTGAACAGTTTAATAATTAACTGAAAAACTGAAAACACGTTTTAACGTGA
This window of the Nymphaea colorata isolate Beijing-Zhang1983 chromosome 2, ASM883128v2, whole genome shotgun sequence genome carries:
- the LOC116247797 gene encoding BTB/POZ domain-containing protein At2g30600 encodes the protein MGVTEMGRRKETRRSLTVAPFECAWRKELKFRDAGRGCVSFDAFAQNDVTIVFREQAGSRHYNYKMDSTPNYTVILGSHRNKRLKIEVSGKTVVDVAGIGLCSSSSFQSYWISIYDGLISIGKGRCPFENIVFQWVDSQPTFKVQYIGLSSWDKHVGYRNVCVLSLDKDCNFLERRLLDVDDMIEVDVGDDDGEGEESDEEKRRDNGNDGSRDKIELEHFLESWDLSDVMFVVGADEKVVPAHSVILRLCGNFCDVSSSTGEAKVIKIPWVGYPILHALLKFIYTGRTQILESELEALRDLSREFQFVPLVERCEETMNCGKRKDSSNELEILHYSIPSHCWGVFPYDLPLDVKKLRQLLSTGEESDVDVYIDGYGVIARAHKLILSLWSTPFFKMFTNGMKESSSKAIRLWDVSPEAFLAMLRFMYGGDLELKDSTEMVSVLIPLLFLVDQFGVNYLHHECCKNILECLSEDLVCPVLQVVSTLPSCKLLQETCEKYFAMHFDYCTTTNTDFVMLSKAAFTRILEHPYLTVTSEEKVLDAVILWCMQADKICGWQSVDELLNISTPEAIFSERLLSIHLLLPLVRFPLISTTTLQLLESSNLSRQIPVIRQLVEEALSNSNMGAAGKMNDHNARFQHRATSFKELRYICDGDNNGVMYYSGTSYGKHQWVNPVIAKRVIITASSPTSRYTDPKALTSRAYQATSFTGPHVEGGQSCAWWKVDLGQEHQLMCNYYTMRQDGSTAYPRCWSLEGSLDGEKWSGLRTHENDQTICKPGQFASWPVNGPNALLPFRFFRIILTGPTTAVSNPWNFCVCFLELYGYFR